A stretch of the Cucurbita pepo subsp. pepo cultivar mu-cu-16 chromosome LG16, ASM280686v2, whole genome shotgun sequence genome encodes the following:
- the LOC111776861 gene encoding uncharacterized protein C20orf24 homolog: protein MKESKPMKLNLHQHQDHQNGHLAPFKLAKLFDPEASWDKDQLGDVLHWIRQAVAVVLGLLWGSIPLVGGIWFLIFLAISTSIVYGYYAMILKVDEEEFGGHGALLQEGLFASITLFLLAWILVYSLAHF, encoded by the exons ATGAAAGAATCGAAACCGATGAAGCTCAATCTTCATCAGCATCAAGATCACCAAAATGGACACTTGGCTCCGTTCAAGCTCGCTAAATTGTTCGATCCAGAGGCCTCCTGGGACAAG GACCAACTAGGAGATGTTTTGCACTGGATTCGACAAGCAGTGGCCGTTGTTCTTGGACTTCTGTGGGGATCCATACCTTTGGTTGGAGGCATTTGGTTTCTAAT TTTCCTGGCGATATCAACCAGCATTGTATATGGATACTATGCGATGATATTGAAAGTTGATGAAGAGGAATTTGGAGGTCATGGAGCTCTTCTCCAAGAGGGCCTTTTCGCTTCTATAACTCTCTTTCTG CTTGCTTGGATTCTCGTATACAGCTTGGCACACTTTTGA